The genome window TTCCAGTCAGTATTGCCAATGTGAACACTAACTCCAATACTCCAACACTCTTCCTCAACACTGGTCGGCTTGACCCAAACTGCCTCACGAGGCCTTCTTAGTTCAACCGCCCTCAACGGCTCTTGCCGTTGCGCCTGCACCAACCGCGTCACACTCTGCGTGGCAGTTCCACCTCGTCCAGGGCCGTCCCGCGCTTCAGCTCCCCGATGCTCGCCCGCAGTGATCCATCCAGTCGGCGAACTCGGTCAGCTACGCGTCAAACGCCTGCTGCTCCACGATCCGCTCGTAGCTCGCACTGATCCGTCCCCGAGATTACTCTGCCAACCGTGCCAGTATCTCCTGGGCACACTGCAGCTGCTCGCGTCCTCGCCGTGCTCCGTCCTCCGAGAGAGCGCGTCCGATCTGCTCGAACGTGGACCCCTGAGCCACCAACCTGGCCTGTTGCTCCGTCTCGAGCCCACGGCCCACCCCATCCAGATCGACGCTGTTCTcatcctccagctccgactgAATCTTTCTCTTTAGCTCTTCCAGCCCCTTAGTCAGTTTTGACTCTTCCTCAAAGCGTTTCCTCATATCCTGGATCGTAACGTTCGGCTCAGTCAGCTTTTCGTAGCTCTTCCTGGCCTTCTCGTTCACATCCAGCTGCTCGATGAGAGTCTGCTTCTCGGACTCGATCTGACACAGCTTTGAGCTGAGGATTAGCTTCTGGCGCGTTTCCTCCTCCAACAGCTGTTGCGATTCGGTCAGTT of Anopheles cruzii unplaced genomic scaffold, idAnoCruzAS_RS32_06 scaffold05204_ctg1, whole genome shotgun sequence contains these proteins:
- the LOC128277266 gene encoding myosin heavy chain, non-muscle-like, translating into MEAILEVNNKVMVDVIRARVDLQDKVTKLQQEAKNITQPLDDAEHKASVAIKGASNLDSQLTESQQLLEEETRQKLILSSKLCQIESEKQTLIEQLDVNEKARKSYEKLTEPNVTIQDMRKRFEEESKLTKGLEELKRKIQSELEDENSVDLDGVGRGLETEQQARLVAQGSTFEQIGRALSEDGARRGREQLQCAQEILARLAE